From the genome of Eucalyptus grandis isolate ANBG69807.140 chromosome 2, ASM1654582v1, whole genome shotgun sequence, one region includes:
- the LOC104433461 gene encoding protein NOI4-like, giving the protein MSAQEEGRPLPKFGEWDVNDPASAEGFTVIFNKAREEKKGGGSAESVTSQSKYGGSCKENDKRKYSIKKKWFCCG; this is encoded by the exons ATGTCTGCG CAGGAGGAGGGACGGCCATTGCCAAAATTTGGGGAGTGGGACGTGAATGATCCGGCCTCAGCCGAAGGATTCACTGTCATATTCAACAAGGctagagaggagaagaagggtgGAGGATCAGCTGAGAGTGTGACTTCACAGAGCAAGTACGGTGGTTCCTGTAAGGAAAACGATAAACGCAAGTACTCCATTAAG AAGAAGTGGTTTTGCTGCGGTTGA
- the LOC120290900 gene encoding probable LRR receptor-like serine/threonine-protein kinase At1g67720 isoform X1 translates to MGFFYQVFLIFLAVAPSALCQVTEFVSIDCGGSSNYTDPTTGLAWIPDTGLMSYGQSSKVQNPNVSSVQYSTRRDFPIDGQKYCYTLRTEERRRYIVRTTFLYGNPDTGATFPQFELYLDTTKWTTVTIFDAARVYVKEMIIRAPSESVDVCLCCATTGAPFISTLELRPLNLSMYATNFEDKFFLEVAARVNFGALTPEALRYPDDPYDRIWDSDLEKRQNFLVGVASGTERINTSQNVDVSTREYPPVKVMQTAVVGTKGLLTYRLNLEDFPSNARAYAYFAEIEDLGPNETRKFTLTEPDFGDYNNAVVNIVENANGSYRLYEPSYMNVSLAFILSFAFQKTSDSTRGPLLNAIEISRYAQIASRTDVLDLTVVDALHSMSSENVFTDQGDPCLPVAWEWVTCNSMMPPRITKICLSGRGIKGMIPSELNNLVQLTELWLDGNSFSGKLPDMSGLTSLQIVHLENNQLTGPLPPYLGTLPNLIELNIENNSFTGEIPPQLLSAKIKFKYGNNIGLHGHSRKKMQFRWILGASIGVFAVLILLLLGSLLLLHNLRRRKSRQKSNDKGGSLRTSTKTSAAYSIVRDGHLREEGSHYIALSDLESATDRFSKKIGKGSFGSVYYGRMKDGKEVAVKIMAEISNDGDQQFVTEVALLSRIHHRNLVPLVGYCEEEHQRILVYEYMHNGTLRDHIHADSVKQKELDWLTRLSIAEDAAKGLDYLHTGCNPGIIHRDVKASNILLDMHMRAKVSDFGLSRQAEEDLTHVSSVARGTVGYLDPEYYGNQQLTEKSDVYSFGVVLLELISGRKPVSPEEDYGSDWNIVHWARSLIRKGDVMSIVDPILIGSFKIESVWRVAEVALQCVEQYGVSRPRMQEIILAIQDATKIEKRRREPPEKLS, encoded by the exons ATGGGTTTCTTCTACCAAGTCTTTCTCATATTTCTGGCGGTCGCGCCGTCTGCTCTGTGCCAAGTTACTG AGTTCGTCAGCATAGACTGCGGAGGATCCAGCAACTACACAGACCCGACAACAGGGCTCGCATGGATCCCGGACACGGGTCTCATGAGCTATGGCCAGTCTTCGAAGGTGCAGAATCCCAACGTAAGCTCGGTGCAGTATTCGACGCGCAGGGACTTCCCGATAGACGGCCAGAAGTACTGTTACACCCTCCGGACCGAAGAGAGAAGGAGATACATCGTCCGTACGACGTTCTTGTACGGCAACCCGGACACCGGAGCGACGTTCCCCCAGTTCGAGCTCTACTTGGACACGACCAAGTGGACGACCGTGACCATCTTCGACGCAGCCCGAGTTTACGTGAAGGAGATGATCATACGGGCACCTTCCGAATCGGTCGATGTGTGCCTGTGCTGTGCGACGACTGGGGCTCCGTTCATTTCCACTCTGGAGCTCAGGCCGTTGAATCTCTCGATGTACGCCACTAATTTCGAGGATAAATTCTTCTTGGAGGTGGCGGCGAGGGTCAACTTCGGGGCTCTGACTCCGGAGGCTTTGAG GTACCCGGATGATCCTTATGATAGAATTTGGGACTCGGACCTTGAAAAGAGGCAAAATTTTCTGGTTGGTGTAGCCTCTGGTACAGAGAGAATCAACACGTCGCAAAATGTAGATGTTAGTACCAGAGAATACCCACCCGTCAAAGTGATGCAAACGGCCGTTGTTGGCACGAAAGGGTTGCTTACCTACAGGCTAAACCTGGAAGATTTTCCAAGTAATGCCCGCGCTTATGCATACTTTGCCGAAATCGAAGACTTAGGGCCGAACGAGACCCGGAAGTTCACATTGACGGAGCCTGACTTCGGTGACTACAACAATGCTGTGGTGAACATTGTTGAGAATGCCAATGGTAGCTACCGACTTTATGAACCAAGCTACATGAACGTGTCTTTGGCTTTCATTCTGTCATtcgcctttcaaaagacctCAGATTCTACCCGAGGACCACTTCTGAATGCCATTGAAATTAGCAGATATGCACAGATTGCTTCAAGGACGGATGTGCTAGATC TGACAGTGGTTGATGCCCTTCACTCCATGTCCAGTGAAAATGTTTTCACAGATCAAGGTGATCCATGCCTTCCGGTTGCTTGGGAGTGGGTGACTTGTAATTCGATGATGCCACCAAGGATCACAAAAAT ATGCCTGTCAGGAAGAGGCATAAAGGGCATGATCCCCTCTGAGCTTAATAATTTGGTGCAGTTGACGGAATT ATGGCTGGATGGAAATTCATTTTCTGGCAAACTCCCTGATATGAGCGGCCTCACCAGCTTACAGATTGT GCATTTAGAGAACAACCAATTGACGGGTCCCTTGCCTCCTTACCTTGGTACTTTGCCAAATTTAATTGAACT GAATATCGAAAACAACTCTTTCACTGGTGAAATTCCTCCCCAACTGTTAAGtgcaaaaattaaattcaa ATATGGGAATAACATTGGATTGCATGGACACTCAAGGAAAAAGATGCAGTTCAGGTGGATACTTGGAGCTTCAATTGGAGTATTTGCAGTTTTGATATTGTTGCTTCTAGGCAGTCTGCTACTCTTGCATAATCTTCGGAGAAGGAAGTCCCGCCAGAAAAGCAATGACAAAG GTGGTTCATTGCGTACTAGCACAAAGACTTCAGCTGCATATTCAATTGTTCGAGATGGCCATTTAAGGGAAGAAGGCTCACATTATATAGCGCTTTCTGATTTGGAATCAGCTACCGATAggttttcaaagaaaataggTAAAGGTAGCTTCGGGTCAGTGTACTATGGAAGAATGAAAGATGGAAAAGAGGTGGCTGTAAAGATCATGGCTGAGATATCTAACGATGGGGACCAGCAATTTGTGACTGAG GTTGCACTCTTGTCAAGAATCCATCATAGGAATTTAGTTCCTTTAGTTGGGTACTGTGAAGAAGAGCACCAACGCATCTTAGTATACGAGTACATGCACAATGGAACCTTGCGTGATCACATACATG CAGATTCTGTCAAGCAAAAGGAGCTAGACTGGCTTACTCGTCTCAGTATAGCAGAAGATGCAGCGAAAG GTCTTGATTACTTGCATACGGGGTGTAACCCAGGCATCATTCATCGAGATGTGAAGGCGAGTAACATTCTGctagacatgcacatgagagcAAAAGTATCGGATTTCGGGCTTTCAAGGCAAGCTGAAGAGGATTTGACCCATGTGTCCAGTGTAGCCCGGGGAACTGTAGGGTATCTTGATCCAGA GTATTATGGAAATCAACAATTAACAGAGAAGAGCGATGTGTACAGTTTTGGAGTTGTCCTTTTGGAACTGATTTCTGGAAGAAAGCCTGTGTCGCCAGAAGAAGATTATGGTTCTGACTGGAACATTGTCCATTGG GCAAGATCATTGATTCGCAAAGGGGATGTGATGAGCATAGTCGATCCGATACTCATAGGGAGCTTCAAGATTGAGTCAGTGTGGAGAGTCGCGGAAGTAGCTCTCCAATGCGTCGAGCAGTATGGAGTCTCCCGCCCTAGGATGCAGGAGATCATATTGGCCATACAAGATGCTACCAAGATCGAGAAAAGACGCAGAGAGCCGCCTGAAAAACTCTCCTAG
- the LOC120290900 gene encoding probable LRR receptor-like serine/threonine-protein kinase At1g67720 isoform X2, translated as MGFFYQVFLIFLAVAPSALCQVTEFVSIDCGGSSNYTDPTTGLAWIPDTGLMSYGQSSKVQNPNVSSVQYSTRRDFPIDGQKYCYTLRTEERRRYIVRTTFLYGNPDTGATFPQFELYLDTTKWTTVTIFDAARVYVKEMIIRAPSESVDVCLCCATTGAPFISTLELRPLNLSMYATNFEDKFFLEVAARVNFGALTPEALRYPDDPYDRIWDSDLEKRQNFLVGVASGTERINTSQNVDVSTREYPPVKVMQTAVVGTKGLLTYRLNLEDFPSNARAYAYFAEIEDLGPNETRKFTLTEPDFGDYNNAVVNIVENANGSYRLYEPSYMNVSLAFILSFAFQKTSDSTRGPLLNAIEISRYAQIASRTDVLDLTVVDALHSMSSENVFTDQGDPCLPVAWEWVTCNSMMPPRITKICLSGRGIKGMIPSELNNLVQLTELWLDGNSFSGKLPDMSGLTSLQIVHLENNQLTGPLPPYLGTLPNLIELNIENNSFTGEIPPQLLSAKIKFKYGNNIGLHGHSRKKMQFRWILGASIGVFAVLILLLLGSLLLLHNLRRRKSRQKSNDKGGSLRTSTKTSAAYSIVRDGHLREEGSHYIALSDLESATDRFSKKIGKGSFGSVYYGRMKDGKEVAVKIMAEISNDGDQQFVTEVALLSRIHHRNLVPLVGYCEEEHQRILVYEYMHNGTLRDHIHDSVKQKELDWLTRLSIAEDAAKGLDYLHTGCNPGIIHRDVKASNILLDMHMRAKVSDFGLSRQAEEDLTHVSSVARGTVGYLDPEYYGNQQLTEKSDVYSFGVVLLELISGRKPVSPEEDYGSDWNIVHWARSLIRKGDVMSIVDPILIGSFKIESVWRVAEVALQCVEQYGVSRPRMQEIILAIQDATKIEKRRREPPEKLS; from the exons ATGGGTTTCTTCTACCAAGTCTTTCTCATATTTCTGGCGGTCGCGCCGTCTGCTCTGTGCCAAGTTACTG AGTTCGTCAGCATAGACTGCGGAGGATCCAGCAACTACACAGACCCGACAACAGGGCTCGCATGGATCCCGGACACGGGTCTCATGAGCTATGGCCAGTCTTCGAAGGTGCAGAATCCCAACGTAAGCTCGGTGCAGTATTCGACGCGCAGGGACTTCCCGATAGACGGCCAGAAGTACTGTTACACCCTCCGGACCGAAGAGAGAAGGAGATACATCGTCCGTACGACGTTCTTGTACGGCAACCCGGACACCGGAGCGACGTTCCCCCAGTTCGAGCTCTACTTGGACACGACCAAGTGGACGACCGTGACCATCTTCGACGCAGCCCGAGTTTACGTGAAGGAGATGATCATACGGGCACCTTCCGAATCGGTCGATGTGTGCCTGTGCTGTGCGACGACTGGGGCTCCGTTCATTTCCACTCTGGAGCTCAGGCCGTTGAATCTCTCGATGTACGCCACTAATTTCGAGGATAAATTCTTCTTGGAGGTGGCGGCGAGGGTCAACTTCGGGGCTCTGACTCCGGAGGCTTTGAG GTACCCGGATGATCCTTATGATAGAATTTGGGACTCGGACCTTGAAAAGAGGCAAAATTTTCTGGTTGGTGTAGCCTCTGGTACAGAGAGAATCAACACGTCGCAAAATGTAGATGTTAGTACCAGAGAATACCCACCCGTCAAAGTGATGCAAACGGCCGTTGTTGGCACGAAAGGGTTGCTTACCTACAGGCTAAACCTGGAAGATTTTCCAAGTAATGCCCGCGCTTATGCATACTTTGCCGAAATCGAAGACTTAGGGCCGAACGAGACCCGGAAGTTCACATTGACGGAGCCTGACTTCGGTGACTACAACAATGCTGTGGTGAACATTGTTGAGAATGCCAATGGTAGCTACCGACTTTATGAACCAAGCTACATGAACGTGTCTTTGGCTTTCATTCTGTCATtcgcctttcaaaagacctCAGATTCTACCCGAGGACCACTTCTGAATGCCATTGAAATTAGCAGATATGCACAGATTGCTTCAAGGACGGATGTGCTAGATC TGACAGTGGTTGATGCCCTTCACTCCATGTCCAGTGAAAATGTTTTCACAGATCAAGGTGATCCATGCCTTCCGGTTGCTTGGGAGTGGGTGACTTGTAATTCGATGATGCCACCAAGGATCACAAAAAT ATGCCTGTCAGGAAGAGGCATAAAGGGCATGATCCCCTCTGAGCTTAATAATTTGGTGCAGTTGACGGAATT ATGGCTGGATGGAAATTCATTTTCTGGCAAACTCCCTGATATGAGCGGCCTCACCAGCTTACAGATTGT GCATTTAGAGAACAACCAATTGACGGGTCCCTTGCCTCCTTACCTTGGTACTTTGCCAAATTTAATTGAACT GAATATCGAAAACAACTCTTTCACTGGTGAAATTCCTCCCCAACTGTTAAGtgcaaaaattaaattcaa ATATGGGAATAACATTGGATTGCATGGACACTCAAGGAAAAAGATGCAGTTCAGGTGGATACTTGGAGCTTCAATTGGAGTATTTGCAGTTTTGATATTGTTGCTTCTAGGCAGTCTGCTACTCTTGCATAATCTTCGGAGAAGGAAGTCCCGCCAGAAAAGCAATGACAAAG GTGGTTCATTGCGTACTAGCACAAAGACTTCAGCTGCATATTCAATTGTTCGAGATGGCCATTTAAGGGAAGAAGGCTCACATTATATAGCGCTTTCTGATTTGGAATCAGCTACCGATAggttttcaaagaaaataggTAAAGGTAGCTTCGGGTCAGTGTACTATGGAAGAATGAAAGATGGAAAAGAGGTGGCTGTAAAGATCATGGCTGAGATATCTAACGATGGGGACCAGCAATTTGTGACTGAG GTTGCACTCTTGTCAAGAATCCATCATAGGAATTTAGTTCCTTTAGTTGGGTACTGTGAAGAAGAGCACCAACGCATCTTAGTATACGAGTACATGCACAATGGAACCTTGCGTGATCACATACATG ATTCTGTCAAGCAAAAGGAGCTAGACTGGCTTACTCGTCTCAGTATAGCAGAAGATGCAGCGAAAG GTCTTGATTACTTGCATACGGGGTGTAACCCAGGCATCATTCATCGAGATGTGAAGGCGAGTAACATTCTGctagacatgcacatgagagcAAAAGTATCGGATTTCGGGCTTTCAAGGCAAGCTGAAGAGGATTTGACCCATGTGTCCAGTGTAGCCCGGGGAACTGTAGGGTATCTTGATCCAGA GTATTATGGAAATCAACAATTAACAGAGAAGAGCGATGTGTACAGTTTTGGAGTTGTCCTTTTGGAACTGATTTCTGGAAGAAAGCCTGTGTCGCCAGAAGAAGATTATGGTTCTGACTGGAACATTGTCCATTGG GCAAGATCATTGATTCGCAAAGGGGATGTGATGAGCATAGTCGATCCGATACTCATAGGGAGCTTCAAGATTGAGTCAGTGTGGAGAGTCGCGGAAGTAGCTCTCCAATGCGTCGAGCAGTATGGAGTCTCCCGCCCTAGGATGCAGGAGATCATATTGGCCATACAAGATGCTACCAAGATCGAGAAAAGACGCAGAGAGCCGCCTGAAAAACTCTCCTAG
- the LOC120290865 gene encoding E3 ubiquitin-protein ligase AIRP2-like: MWQKQPSTSSFRESIKALEADIQHANSLAAGLPRDYCGDSIQMRLSYSPFAPFLLFLIEWMDCLCTDSIPSYLGLVQIIIYQVYVDGMPTMSSKERKASLREFYAVIYPMLRQLEAQFILIEDDKDKRSQAEDVSSRKRAEDKRRIGDEDIDKEDECAICMDRFNKMVLPSCGHSMCINCFRDWNGRSQSCPFCRDSLKRVGSRDLWVLTGGNDVIDAVTLAKENLRSFYLYIESLPYLTPETHVIVFDYMII, encoded by the exons ATGTGGCAAAAGCAGCCGAGCACCTCCTCCTTCAGAGAATCCATCAAAGCTCTCGAAGCTGATATACAACATGCCAATAGCCT GGCAGCTGGTTTACCAAGAGATTATTGTGGCGACAGTATTCAGATGAGATTGTCATACAGTCCTTTTGCACCGTTCTTATTGTTTCTGATTGAATGGATGGACTGCCTTTGTACAGATTCCATCCCAAGTTATTTAGGCCTTGTTCAGATCATAATATACCAG GTTTATGTTGACGGCATGCCGACAATGtcttcgaaagaaagaaaagcctcCCTGAGGGAATTTTACG CTGTCATATATCCTATGTTGAGGCAACTGGAAGCCCAGTTTATACTAATTGAAGATGACAAGGACAAAAGAAGCCAAGCAGAGGATGTTTCAAGCAGAAAGCGGGCAGAAGACAAGAGGAGAATTGGCGATGAAGATATTGACAAGGAAGATGAATGTGCCATATGCATGGACCGTTTTAATAAGATGGTACTGCCAAGCTGCGGGCACTCGATGTGCATCAACTGCTTTCGTGACTG GAATGGTCGATCTCAGTCCTGCCCCTTTTGTCGCGACAGCCTTAAGAGAGTTGGCTCAAGAGATTTATGGGTCCTCACGGGCGGCAACGACGTGATTGATGCTGTTACTCTAGCAAAGGAGAATCTAAGAAGTTTCTACCTTTACATTGAGAGCCTGCCTTACTTAACACCTGAGACCCATGTCATTGTTTTTGATTACATGATAATCTAA
- the LOC104433457 gene encoding uncharacterized protein LOC104433457 isoform X2 translates to MVDLLSQSLPGGSREILEARIRRAEESYFEAHYKKKAAAQAASQIEEVGEPNFDVPGQLNIQARGDESTGELGSVKGDALDAHDENLKKDSVEVMSASSGDKNQLNPINERSKLEIAEVAGPENVKSELDEKHLSPSEDQNHFDNPEFTAKSMTSQNDNVPDKAPVAQQILTSCDKKQALSSSKSATRSRAPRLPLPHAKATMSMQPRAPRHVNDAVLNSQTQTVRSSVKENRIPSKSLHMSINFASLGGSSTKLGSPQSLKVRKKEECTTSPKIKKDNSVAQQAQTRASLRKSVCSATVPASQDKSLKRSSINGSKARSTTVCSPFSFRSEERAAKRKELEEKNTVMKAEVQPLQTHKGKAQQNIRKLQYGFGFKANKNDESCQGSQSPCTKSKCSPPRPQLSKLESQPTPDKCQNTRSRPSQRIKINAESSSHVNHKISRSITNHQTFLPQKNVQENASPNIQV, encoded by the exons ATGGTCGACCTTCTCTCACAATCGTTACCTGGAGGAAGTCGAGAAATTCTCGAAGCCAGGATCCGTCGCGCAGAAGAGAGCTATTTTGAAGCACATTACAAGAAGAAGGCTGCAGCACAAGCGGCATCACAGATTGAGGAGGTGGGAGAACCAAACTTTGATGTTCCAGGGCAGTTGAATATCCAGGCACGAGGGGATGAGTCTACAGGGGAATTGGGATCGGTGAAAGGCGATGCTCTTGATGCCCATGATGAGAATCTGAAGAAAGATAGTGTTGAAGTTATGTCAGCTTCCTCTGGtgataaaaatcaattaaatccGATCAATGAAAGAAGCAAACTGGAGATAGCAGAGGTTGCAGGTCCTGAGAATGTAAAATCTGAGCTTGATGAAAAGCACTTGTCTCCATCTGAAGACCAGAATCACTTTGATAATCCGGAGTTCACTGCAAAGAGTATGACTTCCCAAAATGACAATGTGCCAGATAAG GCACCTGTTGCTCAGCAGATTTTAACTTCGTGTGATAAAAAGCAAGCGCTTTCTTCCTCGAAGTCAGCAACTCGAAGCAGAGCGCCGAGATTGCCACTTCCACATGCAAAGGCAACGATGTCTATGCAACCAAGAGCTCCAAGACATGTAAACGATGCTGTCCTGAACAGTCAGACTCAGACAGTCAGAAGCTCAGTTAAGGAAAATAGAATACCTTCGAAATCTCTCCACATGTCAATCAATTTTGCTTCACTTGGTGGTAGTAGCACTAAATTGGGTTCTCCGCAGTCTCTAAAAgtcaggaaaaaagaagagtgcACCACTTCCCCGAAAATCAAGAAAGACAATTCAGTTGCTCAGCAAGCTCAAACTCGA GCATCTCTAAGGAAGTCAGTTTGTTCTGCAACTGTTCCTGCATCGCAAGATAAGAG CTTGAAACGCTCTAGTATAAATGGAAGCAAAGCTCGATCAACAACTGTGTGCTCGCCTTTTAGCTTCAGGAGTGAAGAAAGAGCTGCAAAAAGAAAGGAG CTGGAAGAGAAGAACACAGTTATGAAGGCAGAAGTGCAGCCACTGCAAACACACAAG GGTAAAGCACAGCAAAATATCAGAAAACTACAGTATGGATTTGGTTTCAAAGCAAACAAGAATGATGAATCATGTCAAGGATCTCAATCACCATGCACTAAGAGCAAG TGCTCGCCTCCTAGACCACAACTCTCTAAACTCGAAAGTCAGCCAACTCCTGACAAATGCCAAAACACAAGATCTCGGCCTTCTCAACGTATCAAGATCAATGCTGAGAGCTCCAGCCATGTGAACCACAAAATTAGCCGAAGTATTACCAATCATCAGACGTTTTTACCACAGAAGAATGTGCAAGAAAATGCTTCTCCAAACATCCAGGTGTAA
- the LOC104433457 gene encoding uncharacterized protein LOC104433457 isoform X1, translated as MVDLLSQSLPGGSREILEARIRRAEESYFEAHYKKKAAAQAASQIEEVGEPNFDVPGQLNIQARGDESTGELGSVKGDALDAHDENLKKDSVEVMSASSGDKNQLNPINERSKLEIAEVAGPENVKSELDEKHLSPSEDQNHFDNPEFTAKSMTSQNDNVPDKAPVAQQILTSCDKKQALSSSKSATRSRAPRLPLPHAKATMSMQPRAPRHVNDAVLNSQTQTVRSSVKENRIPSKSLHMSINFASLGGSSTKLGSPQSLKVRKKEECTTSPKIKKDNSVAQQAQTRASLRKSVCSATVPASQDKSLKRSSINGSKARSTTVCSPFSFRSEERAAKRKEKLEEKNTVMKAEVQPLQTHKGKAQQNIRKLQYGFGFKANKNDESCQGSQSPCTKSKCSPPRPQLSKLESQPTPDKCQNTRSRPSQRIKINAESSSHVNHKISRSITNHQTFLPQKNVQENASPNIQV; from the exons ATGGTCGACCTTCTCTCACAATCGTTACCTGGAGGAAGTCGAGAAATTCTCGAAGCCAGGATCCGTCGCGCAGAAGAGAGCTATTTTGAAGCACATTACAAGAAGAAGGCTGCAGCACAAGCGGCATCACAGATTGAGGAGGTGGGAGAACCAAACTTTGATGTTCCAGGGCAGTTGAATATCCAGGCACGAGGGGATGAGTCTACAGGGGAATTGGGATCGGTGAAAGGCGATGCTCTTGATGCCCATGATGAGAATCTGAAGAAAGATAGTGTTGAAGTTATGTCAGCTTCCTCTGGtgataaaaatcaattaaatccGATCAATGAAAGAAGCAAACTGGAGATAGCAGAGGTTGCAGGTCCTGAGAATGTAAAATCTGAGCTTGATGAAAAGCACTTGTCTCCATCTGAAGACCAGAATCACTTTGATAATCCGGAGTTCACTGCAAAGAGTATGACTTCCCAAAATGACAATGTGCCAGATAAG GCACCTGTTGCTCAGCAGATTTTAACTTCGTGTGATAAAAAGCAAGCGCTTTCTTCCTCGAAGTCAGCAACTCGAAGCAGAGCGCCGAGATTGCCACTTCCACATGCAAAGGCAACGATGTCTATGCAACCAAGAGCTCCAAGACATGTAAACGATGCTGTCCTGAACAGTCAGACTCAGACAGTCAGAAGCTCAGTTAAGGAAAATAGAATACCTTCGAAATCTCTCCACATGTCAATCAATTTTGCTTCACTTGGTGGTAGTAGCACTAAATTGGGTTCTCCGCAGTCTCTAAAAgtcaggaaaaaagaagagtgcACCACTTCCCCGAAAATCAAGAAAGACAATTCAGTTGCTCAGCAAGCTCAAACTCGA GCATCTCTAAGGAAGTCAGTTTGTTCTGCAACTGTTCCTGCATCGCAAGATAAGAG CTTGAAACGCTCTAGTATAAATGGAAGCAAAGCTCGATCAACAACTGTGTGCTCGCCTTTTAGCTTCAGGAGTGAAGAAAGAGCTGCAAAAAGAAAGGAG AAGCTGGAAGAGAAGAACACAGTTATGAAGGCAGAAGTGCAGCCACTGCAAACACACAAG GGTAAAGCACAGCAAAATATCAGAAAACTACAGTATGGATTTGGTTTCAAAGCAAACAAGAATGATGAATCATGTCAAGGATCTCAATCACCATGCACTAAGAGCAAG TGCTCGCCTCCTAGACCACAACTCTCTAAACTCGAAAGTCAGCCAACTCCTGACAAATGCCAAAACACAAGATCTCGGCCTTCTCAACGTATCAAGATCAATGCTGAGAGCTCCAGCCATGTGAACCACAAAATTAGCCGAAGTATTACCAATCATCAGACGTTTTTACCACAGAAGAATGTGCAAGAAAATGCTTCTCCAAACATCCAGGTGTAA
- the LOC104433456 gene encoding LOW QUALITY PROTEIN: probable carboxylesterase 16 (The sequence of the model RefSeq protein was modified relative to this genomic sequence to represent the inferred CDS: deleted 2 bases in 1 codon), producing MPTAVVKLYSLFFKYHLKHKLQALAQSASPPSPADPFGIASRLDEPAAPANPSFVDGAASKDIHIDPSSALSLRLFLPDTVLASPAGGAGPGGGSANYGGYSPSTGDCVRLPVMLQFHGGGFVNGGHNSAQNDGFCRRIARACDVIVVAVGYRLAPESKYPAAFEDGAKALNWLAKQANLAGCSRSIGKLRRNVGVEGRVFDSFGVSMVEPWLAAHGDPSRCVLLGVSSGANIAEYVCQKAVEAGKLLDPIKVVAQVLMYPFFAGSTPTKSEVKLANSYFYDKAIRNLALKLLLPDEEFSLDHPAVNPLVSRTVPLKCMPPTVMVVAEHDMMRDRAITYCAELRKFNVDAPVLDYKDAVHEFATKDMLLQTPQARACAEDIAIWVKKYISLRGLEFSY from the exons atGCCGACCGCGGTGGTGAAGCTGTACAGCCTCTTCTTCAAGTACCACCTCAAGCACAAGCTCCAAGCCCTCGCTCAATCTGCC TCCCCTCCGAGCCCCGCCGACCCCTTCGGCATCGCCTCCCGCCTCGACGAGCCCGCCGCCCCCGCGAACCCCTCCTTCGTCGACGGCGCCGCCTCCAAGGACATCCACATCGACCCCTCCTCCGCCCTCTCCCTCCGCCTCTTCCTCCCCGACACCGTCCTGGCGTCCCCGGCCGGCGGCGCCGGCCCCGGCGGCGGCTCCGCCAACTACGGCGGGTACTCCCCCTCCACCGGGGACTGCGTCAGGCTCCCCGTGATGCTGCAGTTCCACGGGGGCGGCTTCGTGAACGGGGGCCACAACTCGGCGCAGAACGACGGGTTTTGCCGGAGGATCGCGAGGGCGTGCGACGTGATCGTGGTGGCGGTCGGGTACAGGCTAGCGCCCGAGAGCAAGTACCCGGCGGCGTTCGAGGACGGGGCCAAGGCGCTGAATTGGCTGGCGAAGCAGGCGAATTTGGCGGGCTGCAGCCGGTCGATCGGGAAACTGAGGAGGAATGTCGGGGTCGAGGGCCGTGTGTTCGACAGTTTCGGCGTGTCGATGGTCGAGCCGTGGCTCGCCGCCCACGGAGATCCTTCCAG GTGCGTCCTCCTTGGTGTGAGTTCTGGCGCCAATATTGCAGAATATGTGTGTCAAAAGGCCGTAGAGGCAGGGAAGCTCCTTGACCCTATCAAAGTGGTGGCTCAAGTCCTAATGTATCCGTTCTTCGCCGGGAGCACCCCCACAAAGTCTGAGGTCAAGCTTGCGAACTCTTACTTCTATGACAAGGCTATACGCAACTTGGCCCTGAAGCTCTTGTTACCAGACGAGGAGTTCAGCCTTGACCATCCAGCAGTGAACCCTCTTGTCTCAAGAACGGTGCCTTTGAAGTGTATGCCTCCAACCGTGATGGTAGTGGCCGAACATGACATGATGCGGGACCGCGCCATCACTTACTGTGCAGAGCTGCGGAAGTTCAATGTTGATGCACCCGTGCTGGACTATAAGGACGCCGTTCACGAGTTCGCCACTAAGGATATGCTCCTTCAGACGCCACAAGCTCGAGCATGTGCGGAGGATATAGCAATATGGGTTAAGAAGTACATCTCACTCAGAGGTCTCGAGTTTTCTTACTGA